AAGTGTCGCACTCCGGTGAGCACCATGGCCATTCCATGTTCATCGGCCGCGGCGATGAGCTCTGAGTCCCTCACCGAGCCGCCAGGCTGGATGACGCACGTGGCCCCCGCCCGGGCGGCCTCGTCGAGCCCATCCCTGAAGGGGAAGAAGGCGTCCGAGGCCACGGCGCTCCCCTTGAGGGCCTCGCCTCCCCGGCCGGCGGCTATCTTCGCCGAGTCCACCCGGCTCGTCTGCCCTCCTCCGGCGGCCAGCAGCTTCGAGGCATTGGAGAACACGATGGCGTTGCTCTTCACGTGCTTGCACACCCTCCAGGCGAAGCGCAGAGCCCTCTCCTCCTCCGGGGTGGGTGCGCGCTTGCTGACGACCTTCCACTCGAGCGGGGGCTCGACGGCATCCCGGTCCTGGAGCACCAGGCCGCCGGACACGCTCCGGGCCTCCAGCTGGGACCTCGGCCGGGCGGACGTGGAGGCCAGGGCGGGACCCGCCTCCAGCAGGCGCAGGTTCTTCTTCGCCGCCAGCACCTGCAGGGCCTCGGCCGAGTAGGTGGGGGCGATGACGGCCTCGAGGAACGTCTCCGCCAGGGCCTCGGCGCAGGTGCGATCCACCTCGCGGTTGAGCGCGACGATGCCACCGAAGGCGGACACCTCGTCGATGGCGCGCGCCGTGCGGTAGGCCGTCACCAGCGACGCATCCAGCGCCACGCCACACGGGGTGTTGTGCTTGATGATGACGGCACAGGGCTGCTCGGGGAACTCCAGCACCAGGCCCAGCGCCGCATCCAGGTCCAGGATGTTGTTGTAGGAGAGCTCCTTGCCCTGCAGCACGCGGGAGAAGGCCACGGTGGGCTCGGCGGGCACGGCGTGCTCGCGGTAGAAGGCGCCGCGCTGGTGCGGGTTCTCGCCGTAGCGCAGGTTCTGCACCTTCTGGAACGCGAGCGTCTGCTCCTGGGGGAACGGCTCGCCGGCCTGCGCGGACAGCCAGTTGGAGATGGAGGCGTCATACGCCGCGGTGTGCGCGAAGGCCTTGCGCATCAACCGCCGGCGCGTCTCCTCGCTCGTGGCGCGGGACTTCTCCAGCTCGGCCAGCACGGCCTCGTAGTCGTCCGGGTCCACCACCACCGTCACGTGGCGGAAGTTCTTCGCCGAGGCGCGCACCATGGCCGGCCCGCCGATGTCGATCTGCTCGATGACATCGGCCTCGGAGGCGCCGGAGGCCACCGTCTGGCGGAAGGGGTAGAGGTTGACGGCCACCAGGGAGATGGGGGCGATGCCGTTGGAGGCCATCTCCGCCCGGTCACTCTCCAGGTCCGGCCGTCCGAGCAGACCACCGTGGATGCGGGGGTGGAGCGTCTTCACCCGGCCCCCGAGAATCTCCGGGCTCTGGGTGTGCTCGGAGACCTTCTTCGCGGGGACCCCCGCGGCCTGGAGCGCGGCGAGCGTGCCCCCGGTGGAGAGCAGCTCGAAGCCGAGCCTGACGAGCCCTTGCGCGAAGGGGACCAGACCGCGTTTATCGGAAACGCTGAGGAGAGCCAGCACGGGGTTGCGCGCCTCTGTCTGTAGGAGAGGCGGCTCGTCTAGCAACCACCCCACGGGGTGTCAACGAAGCATGCAACCCGTGTGCGCCAACGGATTCCGGCCCGATTTTCAGGGCTTGCGGGCGGAGACCGGGGGCTCGGCCTCGGTGGCCTCACGCAGTTTGAGCAGGCCGCGCGTCTCCACCTGGCGGATGCGCTCGCGGGTGAGGTTCATGATGGCGCCCACCTCCTCGAGCGTGATGCCGCCCTTCTCCGCCACGTCCAGGGCGCAGGTGTGCTCCAGCTCCCAGATCTCCTTGTCCGGGAAGTTGAGCTTGATGGACCCGGTCTCCGGGTTCACATCGAGATAGAGGTTGTGCTTGCAGGACACGAAGAGGCACGGACGAGGACCGTTCACACAGTCCGCCCGCGTCTTCGGCCGCTGCGAGTCGACGGCGGTGAGGAGCTCGCTCTCCTCGGGATCGATCTGCCCCGTCAAACGACGGCGGCGCAGATCCCTCGCCATCTCCTTCCGCGACATCGTCTTCGAGCGACGGCGCTCCGCCCCACCGTCCGCCTCCGCGGGCGCCTCCTCCTCCGGCCGCTGCTGCTTCACTTCAGACATGTCCCCTCCAACGATGAGTCCACTCTACCCGTTCCCCCACCCTTCAGCCTACGGCGAATGGAGCTTTTCGTCTCGGCGCGCGGTGACCGCGCTCCCCAGCCGGGCCACATCCCGGACCAGTTCCCGAGCCCTTGACTTCAATGATTCCAGCTCTGCTTCCAGTGTGCGCCGGTACTCCGTACCGAACGCGCGCTCCCCCATCTGATCCTGAAAACCATCGAACACCTCGGAGAGATCTCGCTCCAACTGATCGATGTGATTCTTGTGGAACAGAAAGGAGCGCTTGATGTCCTCCAGGGTGTGACCTTCCGCCATCATTTTTTTGATGGCGTTGATCCGCCGGACTGATTCCACCGGGTACAGCCCCCGGCTCCCCTGGTGCTTGCCCTTGCGCCCCACCCGGCGGCTGCGGGGCAACAGGCCTACCTGCACGTACTTGCGGAACGTCGCCTCGGAGAGCTGAACGCCGCGAGGACGGAAGATCTCGAGGATCTCCCTCGCGGGCAGCCCGCCAGCGAAGTCGCGTTCGATGCGTTCGAGCTCGTCGGGCTCCAGCAACCGCATGCCTTCCATTCAATATATGCTACTGAATGGACTCCATTGAATGCCAGAAAGTCCGCGAAGCTGTCAACAAAAGCCTGTAGCAGCCGGTAGCACCGGGCGTACGAGGGCCGTGGCGCGCCGGGGGAAGCTGGCGGCGTGGGGGTTACGAGGTCGGGAAGTGAACGGCGGGCGCGCTACCTACGGGTCGCGTTGAAGGCCTTCGTCACCCGGCCGTTGGGCGCGAGGGTGAAGTCGGAGGACTCCGTGCGCGAGGGGTGCTTGAAGGTCACCTTGTGGGGGCCCGCCGGGAGCGGAATGTTCGCGGTCCCCTGCAGCTCGCGCCGGACCAGCTTGCCGTCGACATAGACGTCCGCATACGGCACGGCCTTCACGGAGAGCGTCCCCTTGAGCTCCACGACCGGAGCCTGCTCCGCCGGGGTCTGCCCCGTGCTTCCCGTCTGGGCGGGAGGAGCCTCGGGCGGAGGCATCGCGACCGCCACGGCTCCCGCGTCGGGTGAGCCCGCGTCGGGCGCCGCCGCGAGAATGGGCTCGGGGGTCGGCGGCGTGGGAACCTCCGCCTTGGGTCCAGACGAGGCGGTGGCCCCGGCCGACGGGCTGGCGGGAGCCGAAGTGGCCGGAACGGAGGCCGGAGCCTCGGGAGCCGGCGGTTTCGACGGCGCCACCAGGGCCGCCACCCCGCCGATGAGGACCACGGCCACCGCGCTCGCGCCGGCCCAGAGTCCCTTGCGCCCGCGCTGAGGCCCACTCGCCTCCAGAGCGGAGGCCCCCGGCGGCATCACCTGGGCCACCCGGACGGGGGCGGGAGCGGACTCGAGGGCCGAGGGCTCCGGCGCGCTCCCCTGCTCCGCCGGGGTGACCACGGGCATGGGACGGGAGTTCCTCGTCCCCTCGGCCGGAGGCAGCGGCTGGGTGGAGCGCGGAGGGAGCGGGTCGCGGGGCAACACCTGGGTGGAGGCGGAGACCAGGGCCTCCTCGGAAGCATCCGGGCGCACGGGCCTGTCGCGCCCCGAGGCCGGATTCGAGCCGGGCAGCACCGCGGTGGGCTCGCGAGCGGGCTCCGCCCCCTGTACCGAGGGAGCCTCTCCCGTGCGGCTCCGCGCCTGCACGCCCGGAGCCGTCGCCGCCACGGGCACACTGCCGGAGCGGCTGCGCTGCGAGCGGTCCATGAGCG
The sequence above is drawn from the Archangium gephyra genome and encodes:
- the purH gene encoding bifunctional phosphoribosylaminoimidazolecarboxamide formyltransferase/IMP cyclohydrolase; the encoded protein is MLALLSVSDKRGLVPFAQGLVRLGFELLSTGGTLAALQAAGVPAKKVSEHTQSPEILGGRVKTLHPRIHGGLLGRPDLESDRAEMASNGIAPISLVAVNLYPFRQTVASGASEADVIEQIDIGGPAMVRASAKNFRHVTVVVDPDDYEAVLAELEKSRATSEETRRRLMRKAFAHTAAYDASISNWLSAQAGEPFPQEQTLAFQKVQNLRYGENPHQRGAFYREHAVPAEPTVAFSRVLQGKELSYNNILDLDAALGLVLEFPEQPCAVIIKHNTPCGVALDASLVTAYRTARAIDEVSAFGGIVALNREVDRTCAEALAETFLEAVIAPTYSAEALQVLAAKKNLRLLEAGPALASTSARPRSQLEARSVSGGLVLQDRDAVEPPLEWKVVSKRAPTPEEERALRFAWRVCKHVKSNAIVFSNASKLLAAGGGQTSRVDSAKIAAGRGGEALKGSAVASDAFFPFRDGLDEAARAGATCVIQPGGSVRDSELIAAADEHGMAMVLTGVRHFRH
- a CDS encoding sigma factor-like helix-turn-helix DNA-binding protein, translating into MSEVKQQRPEEEAPAEADGGAERRRSKTMSRKEMARDLRRRRLTGQIDPEESELLTAVDSQRPKTRADCVNGPRPCLFVSCKHNLYLDVNPETGSIKLNFPDKEIWELEHTCALDVAEKGGITLEEVGAIMNLTRERIRQVETRGLLKLREATEAEPPVSARKP
- a CDS encoding MerR family transcriptional regulator, which translates into the protein MEGMRLLEPDELERIERDFAGGLPAREILEIFRPRGVQLSEATFRKYVQVGLLPRSRRVGRKGKHQGSRGLYPVESVRRINAIKKMMAEGHTLEDIKRSFLFHKNHIDQLERDLSEVFDGFQDQMGERAFGTEYRRTLEAELESLKSRARELVRDVARLGSAVTARRDEKLHSP
- a CDS encoding serine/threonine-protein kinase, translated to MTLEAGTPIGKYVVKRKLAEGGMAEIYLATSTGAEGFEKEVVIKRVRSFLSDDESFVQMFIAEARLASGLNHANVVQIFDFAKHEDSYYLAMEYVRGCSLWELRKRCREKGISVPPVLVAHIGAQVAAGLHYAHRLKSSDGELVHLVHRDVTPHNVLLSYDGAVKLTDFGIAKASNKLTQPGVLKGKFAYMSPEQARGEEVDARTDVFALGVVLWEMLTGGKLFDGDSEMAVLRAVQESVIARPARLNPDVPEELDRVVCTALERDPDARHQSAGELERALAQCVLHSATSVDDTDVGTFVRRLFDVPLTQFIAVPSALMDRSQRSRSGSVPVAATAPGVQARSRTGEAPSVQGAEPAREPTAVLPGSNPASGRDRPVRPDASEEALVSASTQVLPRDPLPPRSTQPLPPAEGTRNSRPMPVVTPAEQGSAPEPSALESAPAPVRVAQVMPPGASALEASGPQRGRKGLWAGASAVAVVLIGGVAALVAPSKPPAPEAPASVPATSAPASPSAGATASSGPKAEVPTPPTPEPILAAAPDAGSPDAGAVAVAMPPPEAPPAQTGSTGQTPAEQAPVVELKGTLSVKAVPYADVYVDGKLVRRELQGTANIPLPAGPHKVTFKHPSRTESSDFTLAPNGRVTKAFNATRR